The Streptomyces sp. NBC_01591 genome window below encodes:
- a CDS encoding ferritin-like domain-containing protein, translated as MRTGGFAKWTRRFEDERERRRVQGDPDWGQSATLHPAVWASIQRFQVGEDGDGANLVGKADEAGDGDYAQAVRLFVAEEQNHARLLARLLAAGGVPTLTGHWSDTVFVRLRGLMCLRMELLALMIAEVVALRYYRALRDGTEDSLTSDVAGRILSDEQRHVPFHCERLHASLAELPRAMRRPVMALWRLFLLAVSLVVAADHGPALRRLGIGRLRFVADVAASSGAVVSAVLAPRPDAWTSVG; from the coding sequence GTGCGTACGGGCGGCTTCGCCAAGTGGACAAGGCGGTTCGAGGACGAGCGCGAGCGCAGGCGCGTCCAGGGCGACCCGGACTGGGGGCAAAGCGCGACGCTGCATCCAGCGGTGTGGGCCAGCATTCAGCGCTTCCAGGTCGGCGAGGACGGTGACGGCGCCAACCTCGTCGGCAAAGCGGATGAGGCTGGCGACGGCGACTACGCGCAGGCAGTCCGGCTCTTCGTCGCCGAGGAGCAGAACCATGCCCGTCTACTCGCTCGGCTGCTGGCTGCGGGTGGTGTACCGACGTTGACTGGCCACTGGAGCGACACGGTCTTCGTACGGCTGCGGGGTCTCATGTGCCTGCGCATGGAACTGCTGGCGCTGATGATCGCGGAAGTGGTGGCACTGCGATATTACCGGGCCCTGCGCGATGGCACCGAGGACTCACTCACTTCGGATGTGGCGGGGCGGATCCTGTCTGACGAGCAGCGCCACGTCCCGTTCCATTGCGAGCGACTGCACGCCTCCCTGGCGGAGCTGCCCCGCGCAATGCGCCGCCCGGTGATGGCCCTGTGGCGACTTTTTCTGCTCGCGGTCTCCCTCGTCGTCGCCGCCGACCACGGTCCGGCGCTGCGACGACTCGGCATCGGACGCCTGCGATTCGTGGCTGATGTCGCGGCCTCGTCCGGCGCGGTCGTCTCCGCGGTGCTGGCGCCCCGCCCAGATGCATGGACGAGCGTGGGCTGA
- a CDS encoding HNH endonuclease: MLASAIDVDHIEPLAMGGTATDGNVQPLCRPCHRRKTREDFGAAGPPF; this comes from the coding sequence GTGCTCGCGTCGGCCATCGACGTGGACCACATAGAGCCGCTCGCGATGGGCGGGACGGCCACGGACGGGAACGTGCAACCGCTCTGCCGTCCGTGCCATCGACGCAAGACCCGCGAGGATTTCGGGGCCGCTGGTCCGCCGTTCTGA
- a CDS encoding IS6 family transposase, which yields MGAPSSYKGRRHPVEVISHCVWLYFRFPLSFREVEELMFQRGVTVSHETVRRWCLKFGQAYAGALRRRRPRPGDKWHPDEVFIKINSEQKYLWRAVDQDGNVLDILVQNRRDKAAARRFFRRLMTKTGRVPRVVVTDKLRSCGAAHREVMPSVEHRSHKGLNNRAENSHQPTRQRERAMKGFRSVGGAQRFLSAFSGISPHFRPRRHLMTASEHRAEMTIRFTIWEQITGVTGRPTAA from the coding sequence GTGGGTGCACCGTCGTCGTACAAGGGGCGCCGACACCCGGTCGAGGTCATCTCGCACTGCGTGTGGCTGTACTTCCGGTTCCCGCTCAGTTTCCGTGAGGTGGAGGAGCTGATGTTCCAGCGCGGCGTGACCGTCTCCCACGAGACCGTGCGCCGCTGGTGTCTGAAGTTCGGCCAGGCGTACGCCGGCGCGCTGCGCCGCCGGCGGCCCCGCCCCGGGGACAAGTGGCATCCGGACGAGGTCTTCATCAAGATCAACAGCGAGCAGAAGTACCTGTGGCGGGCGGTCGACCAGGACGGCAATGTCCTGGACATTCTCGTTCAGAACCGGCGGGACAAGGCCGCAGCCAGGCGATTCTTCCGCAGGCTGATGACGAAGACGGGCAGGGTGCCGCGGGTGGTCGTCACCGACAAGCTGCGTTCCTGCGGCGCCGCTCACCGCGAGGTCATGCCCTCGGTGGAGCATCGCTCGCACAAGGGCCTGAACAACCGGGCCGAGAACAGCCACCAGCCGACGAGGCAACGCGAACGGGCGATGAAGGGCTTCCGCAGCGTGGGCGGGGCCCAGCGGTTCCTGTCCGCGTTCAGCGGTATCTCACCCCACTTCCGGCCCCGACGCCACCTGATGACCGCATCCGAACACCGAGCCGAAATGACCATCCGCTTCACCATCTGGGAACAGATCACCGGCGTCACCGGCCGACCTACCGCGGCCTGA
- a CDS encoding lipase family protein — MAAAQQATPITPQVAMTLAAIAATGATPRPSGETLQAQTERIKLGISRQFSNSPLTKNWTPTWLALSPDNANMAYIAKNNDGSNQFAVVVRGTIASVTDILEDLDVGTVVPFTASGSTSPISVSKGAMDAFTQVVDMRSLSASSNLVQALAGLLTGIPQPTVYVIGHSLGGCIANMVALYLKAQTWQQSQPQLGVVTFAAPTAGLQSFADYLTSQFGSMNQRYVNAYDVVPLAWADLPTAESWYPDPGPAATLEVKVLLGSIAALRGNNVYVQPGTAVSKNTDYMVRDDNLVKASVEDFLGQVAFQHANSTYLRLLDAPVLSGPPVVTGVIPSFGASGTQVTIKGRDFSKDCNVDFGPVPCQKPPTFNPDGTITAEVPDGTGIVNVYVTNPLGTSPAVPLGQFAYGGPEPVVVTGITPDRGKANDSVTISGAGFAKGASVYFGKNASPSVQVDSDKIVAKAPPSGKATSTTVDITVTVNGYSSPTSPADEFTYTG; from the coding sequence ATGGCGGCAGCACAACAGGCCACTCCGATCACGCCTCAGGTGGCCATGACCCTGGCCGCCATCGCGGCAACTGGAGCGACTCCGCGTCCGTCGGGGGAGACCCTGCAAGCCCAGACCGAACGGATCAAGCTCGGCATCTCCCGGCAGTTCTCCAACTCCCCCCTGACGAAAAACTGGACACCGACGTGGCTCGCGCTGAGCCCGGACAACGCGAACATGGCGTACATCGCCAAGAACAACGACGGCTCGAACCAGTTTGCCGTGGTCGTCCGCGGGACAATCGCCAGCGTGACCGACATTCTCGAAGACCTCGACGTCGGCACGGTGGTGCCGTTCACCGCCAGCGGGTCGACGTCCCCCATCTCCGTGTCGAAGGGGGCGATGGACGCCTTCACTCAGGTCGTCGACATGCGTTCGCTCAGCGCCAGCTCCAATCTCGTGCAGGCGCTCGCCGGCCTCTTGACGGGGATTCCGCAGCCGACGGTCTACGTAATCGGTCACAGCCTGGGTGGTTGCATCGCGAACATGGTCGCGCTGTACCTGAAGGCGCAGACCTGGCAGCAAAGCCAGCCTCAGCTCGGGGTGGTCACCTTCGCGGCACCCACCGCCGGTCTGCAGAGCTTCGCCGACTACCTCACCTCCCAGTTCGGGAGCATGAACCAGCGCTACGTCAACGCCTACGACGTGGTGCCGCTGGCCTGGGCCGATCTCCCCACCGCGGAGAGCTGGTACCCGGATCCCGGACCAGCGGCAACTCTCGAGGTGAAGGTGCTCCTCGGGTCGATCGCAGCTCTGCGCGGGAACAACGTCTACGTCCAGCCGGGCACTGCCGTCAGCAAGAACACCGACTACATGGTCCGCGACGACAATTTGGTCAAGGCCTCGGTTGAGGATTTCCTGGGCCAGGTCGCATTTCAGCATGCCAACTCCACCTACCTCAGACTGCTGGACGCGCCCGTCCTCTCCGGGCCGCCGGTGGTGACCGGTGTGATCCCCAGCTTCGGCGCATCGGGCACACAGGTCACTATCAAGGGCCGCGACTTCAGCAAGGATTGCAACGTCGACTTCGGCCCCGTCCCGTGCCAGAAACCACCCACGTTCAACCCTGACGGCACCATCACTGCCGAGGTGCCCGACGGGACCGGCATCGTCAACGTGTATGTCACCAACCCCCTGGGCACCTCCCCGGCAGTCCCGCTCGGGCAGTTCGCCTACGGCGGGCCCGAACCCGTGGTGGTCACCGGCATCACACCGGACAGGGGCAAGGCCAACGACTCGGTCACTATCTCCGGCGCGGGCTTCGCGAAAGGCGCCTCCGTGTATTTCGGGAAGAACGCCTCGCCATCCGTCCAGGTCGACTCGGACAAGATCGTCGCCAAAGCACCCCCGTCGGGCAAGGCTACGAGCACGACCGTGGACATCACCGTGACCGTGAACGGCTACTCGTCCCCCACCAGTCCAGCCGACGAGTTCACCTACACCGGGTGA
- a CDS encoding integrase core domain-containing protein, producing MESAIGLFKTELIKPGRSWKTLSQVELATAEWVDWYCHRRLHGEIGHIPPVEYETNHYLATTKLQVTTTS from the coding sequence ATGGAGTCCGCGATCGGACTCTTCAAAACCGAGCTGATCAAACCCGGCCGATCCTGGAAGACACTCTCCCAAGTCGAACTCGCGACGGCCGAGTGGGTCGACTGGTACTGCCACCGCCGACTCCACGGTGAAATAGGGCACATTCCACCCGTCGAATACGAGACCAACCACTACCTCGCCACCACGAAACTCCAGGTCACAACAACAAGCTGA
- a CDS encoding IS110 family transposase yields MVNTNKQHRSGHVVIGVDTHKHVHVAAVMDTIGGILASLTIPTDTGGFQQLLDWATSFGSVLAFGAEGTGSYGATLASFLRRAGHKVVEAGRPDRRLRRMNGKSDTLDAENAARAVLAGFATATPKSADGEAQTIRQLKIAHDQAVEQRTAAMVTMKAMLVHAPDPLRNETAGKTQIALARHLAGLRPRQLEGPEDALRHALRTLAKRWQYLDAEAKDLTKMIADLVHRAAPQLLEPFGIGVDTAAEILVVAGDNPERIKSEAALAKLAGIAPVPTGSGMTSGRHRINRGGHRQLNAAIYRTVIVRMRFHQPTIDYVARRTAEGKTKREIIRCLKRYVIREVYHLIRPAPQTTPATS; encoded by the coding sequence CTGGTGAACACCAACAAGCAGCACAGGTCCGGGCACGTCGTGATCGGCGTCGATACACACAAGCACGTGCACGTCGCAGCAGTGATGGACACGATCGGTGGGATCCTGGCGAGCCTGACGATTCCCACCGACACCGGCGGGTTCCAGCAACTACTGGACTGGGCAACCTCATTCGGCAGCGTCCTGGCGTTCGGGGCCGAGGGGACCGGCTCCTACGGCGCCACCTTGGCTTCGTTCCTTCGCCGGGCCGGGCACAAGGTGGTCGAGGCAGGCCGCCCGGACCGACGGCTACGGCGGATGAACGGCAAGTCCGACACCCTGGATGCCGAAAACGCCGCCCGAGCCGTCCTGGCCGGGTTCGCGACGGCCACCCCCAAGAGCGCCGACGGTGAAGCCCAGACGATCCGTCAGCTCAAGATCGCCCACGACCAGGCCGTCGAACAGCGCACAGCGGCGATGGTCACCATGAAGGCGATGCTTGTCCACGCCCCAGATCCCTTGCGGAACGAGACCGCAGGCAAAACGCAGATCGCCCTGGCCCGGCATCTGGCGGGCCTGCGTCCTCGGCAACTGGAGGGCCCCGAGGACGCACTGCGTCATGCTCTGCGCACGCTGGCCAAGCGGTGGCAGTACCTCGACGCCGAGGCCAAGGACCTGACGAAAATGATCGCTGATCTGGTTCACCGCGCCGCCCCGCAACTGCTCGAACCCTTCGGCATCGGCGTGGACACAGCCGCGGAGATCCTCGTCGTGGCCGGCGACAACCCCGAACGCATCAAGTCCGAAGCCGCCCTCGCCAAGCTCGCAGGCATCGCTCCCGTACCCACCGGCTCCGGCATGACCAGCGGCAGGCACCGCATCAACCGCGGCGGCCACCGGCAGCTCAACGCCGCGATCTATCGCACCGTCATCGTCCGCATGCGGTTCCATCAGCCTACGATCGACTACGTCGCCCGCCGCACCGCCGAAGGCAAGACGAAACGCGAGATCATCCGCTGCCTCAAGCGCTACGTCATCCGCGAGGTCTACCACCTGATTCGACCCGCTCCACAGACGACCCCCGCAACGAGTTGA
- a CDS encoding IS5 family transposase produces MTDAEWAEVRSAMPVPAWLRRQGGRPEAYCHREMLDAVRYLVDNGVKWLALPVDFPYWRAVYDFFRRWRTYDYVRELHERLRRTARERKGRNTEPSAGIIDSQSVDASETVSEDSRGYDGGKSRDGRKRHILTDTEGLLLEVTVTTADVHDSKAAPALLETFMTDPGRLLKLVWVDSAYQGPALAKAFARHGVRIEVVRRSDGQRGFVVLARRWVVERTLSWLSRSRRLNRDHERRADHHTQIPSCLCRATPRGCRPAAARYQ; encoded by the coding sequence ATGACGGATGCGGAGTGGGCCGAGGTCCGCTCCGCGATGCCGGTGCCGGCCTGGCTCCGCAGGCAGGGTGGGCGCCCCGAGGCGTACTGCCACCGCGAGATGCTCGACGCGGTGCGCTACCTCGTCGACAACGGCGTCAAGTGGTTGGCCCTGCCGGTCGACTTTCCGTACTGGCGGGCCGTCTACGACTTCTTTCGCCGCTGGCGGACCTACGACTACGTGCGTGAGCTGCACGAACGCCTGCGTCGCACGGCCAGGGAACGCAAGGGCCGAAACACCGAGCCCAGTGCCGGGATCATCGACAGTCAGTCGGTGGACGCCTCCGAAACCGTCAGCGAGGACAGTCGCGGATACGACGGCGGGAAATCACGTGACGGGCGTAAGCGCCACATCCTGACCGACACCGAGGGCCTGCTCCTGGAGGTGACCGTGACCACGGCCGATGTCCACGACTCAAAGGCCGCCCCCGCGCTGCTGGAGACGTTCATGACCGATCCGGGTCGGCTGCTGAAATTGGTGTGGGTCGACAGCGCCTACCAGGGCCCGGCCCTGGCGAAGGCGTTCGCCCGCCACGGGGTCCGGATCGAGGTCGTGCGCCGATCCGACGGACAACGCGGATTTGTCGTACTGGCCCGCAGGTGGGTGGTGGAAAGAACGCTGAGCTGGCTCTCGCGATCACGCCGCCTCAACCGCGACCACGAACGCCGGGCCGATCACCACACCCAGATACCTTCATGCCTCTGTCGAGCCACACCGCGCGGGTGTCGGCCGGCGGCGGCACGCTATCAGTGA
- a CDS encoding IS3 family transposase — translation MDEAFTSVEVQLGITAACRLTGRSRATHYRRLRPPPPRRTRAPQMQPSALTAEERSAVLELMNGDEYAELAPAQIWARELDAGRYHCSVSTMYRILREQDQSGERRRQATHPAKAVPELVATGPSQVFTWDITKAAGPAKGVWYHAYVIIDIFSRYIVGHTVERAESAVRAEELIRETIARNGIVPQTVHADRGTSMTSKKVSQLLIDLGVTRSHSRPKVSNDNPYSEAQFKTTKYMSDYPERFDSLAHAREWFDAFIAYYNHEHRHSGIGWHTPASVHFGTAEEVRDQRAVTLAEAYARHPERFGRRPRPPEIPQTAWINDPAKRREPAPQTS, via the coding sequence GTGGACGAGGCGTTCACCAGCGTCGAGGTTCAGCTGGGCATCACGGCCGCCTGTCGGCTGACCGGCCGCTCCCGCGCCACGCATTACCGTCGGCTCCGGCCCCCACCACCACGCAGAACACGTGCCCCACAGATGCAGCCGTCGGCCCTGACGGCCGAAGAGCGTTCTGCGGTACTCGAGTTGATGAACGGCGACGAGTACGCCGAGCTGGCGCCCGCGCAGATCTGGGCCCGCGAGCTGGATGCCGGGCGCTATCACTGCTCCGTCTCGACGATGTACCGGATCCTGCGCGAGCAGGATCAGTCCGGTGAGCGCCGACGGCAGGCCACCCATCCCGCCAAGGCGGTGCCCGAGCTGGTCGCCACCGGGCCCTCGCAGGTGTTCACCTGGGACATCACCAAGGCGGCCGGGCCGGCCAAGGGCGTCTGGTATCACGCCTACGTGATCATCGACATCTTCAGCCGGTATATCGTCGGCCACACCGTCGAGCGAGCCGAATCAGCTGTGCGGGCCGAGGAGCTGATCCGCGAGACCATCGCCCGCAACGGCATCGTGCCCCAGACCGTGCACGCGGACCGCGGCACCTCGATGACGTCGAAGAAGGTCTCCCAACTACTGATCGATCTGGGCGTGACGCGGTCGCACTCGAGGCCGAAGGTCTCCAACGACAACCCTTACAGCGAGGCCCAGTTCAAGACCACGAAGTACATGTCGGATTATCCTGAACGGTTCGATTCGCTGGCCCACGCCCGCGAGTGGTTCGACGCGTTCATCGCGTATTACAACCATGAGCACCGGCACTCGGGTATCGGCTGGCACACACCAGCCTCCGTCCACTTCGGGACCGCCGAGGAAGTCCGCGACCAGCGCGCGGTCACCCTCGCCGAGGCATACGCCCGCCACCCCGAACGCTTCGGCCGCCGCCCCAGACCACCCGAGATACCCCAGACGGCCTGGATCAACGACCCGGCCAAACGCAGGGAACCCGCACCACAAACCTCATAG
- a CDS encoding TetR/AcrR family transcriptional regulator: MRADAERSRRRILDAARDVFLERGLDAPLDLIVRRAGVGPATLYRRYADREALVRDLTGDLLSRLEAAAHQAAREEGDAYDAVRRFVHAAADLRMGAVIPVLLERLVVDQELIESRTRTSRALDHLIRAAHESGRLRPEVGAGDLILLSIRLSRPLPGGLSRLDADGTLLHRHLDLALDGLTTQAAPTPAPAPGEPLTFADLVAAADRPNATD, encoded by the coding sequence ATGCGGGCGGACGCCGAACGCAGCAGACGACGGATCCTGGATGCCGCCCGCGATGTGTTCCTGGAGCGGGGCCTGGACGCCCCGCTGGACCTGATCGTGCGCCGGGCGGGTGTGGGGCCGGCCACGCTCTACCGTCGCTACGCCGACCGCGAGGCACTCGTGCGTGATCTCACCGGTGACCTGCTCTCACGCCTTGAGGCCGCGGCCCACCAGGCGGCGCGGGAGGAGGGTGACGCGTACGACGCGGTGCGGCGCTTCGTCCACGCGGCAGCCGACCTCCGGATGGGCGCGGTAATCCCGGTGCTGCTCGAACGGCTCGTTGTCGACCAGGAGTTGATCGAAAGCCGGACCCGCACATCGAGGGCGCTCGACCACCTGATCCGCGCGGCGCACGAATCCGGCCGGCTGCGCCCCGAGGTGGGGGCGGGAGACCTGATCCTCCTGTCGATCCGGCTGTCCCGCCCCCTGCCCGGTGGTCTCTCCCGACTCGACGCGGACGGCACGCTGCTGCACCGCCATCTCGACCTTGCCCTCGACGGCCTGACCACGCAGGCCGCACCGACGCCCGCCCCTGCCCCGGGCGAACCGCTCACCTTCGCCGACCTCGTCGCCGCCGCCGACCGCCCGAACGCGACCGACTGA
- a CDS encoding MIP/aquaporin family protein has product MTTTTPAVPAQADPPTTAESGILRRAACEFGLTGLLLFFVVTGVRWLIAPDSPISAHDIHYALAILGVTIGVLLMVFMTSPPGRRSGGHLNPAVTIALWRLGAFPARAVVPYVTAQLAGSVAGTALGRLVWGPAVSRVPVGYATVHADPAWDATAILTAETGVLVLLTMMLSVLLAHPAGRRLLPCAVGLATAVIIATFGPLSGGSANPARQFGPALLAQDTTHLWIYLLAPVLGAVLGAALVALAKPLTAQRPRC; this is encoded by the coding sequence ATGACGACCACAACCCCGGCCGTGCCGGCGCAGGCCGACCCGCCCACCACCGCAGAATCCGGCATCCTGCGTCGCGCAGCCTGCGAATTCGGCCTCACCGGCCTTCTGCTGTTCTTCGTCGTCACCGGCGTGCGCTGGCTTATCGCACCCGACTCACCGATCTCCGCCCATGACATCCACTACGCTCTCGCCATCCTTGGCGTCACCATCGGGGTGCTTCTCATGGTATTCATGACGTCCCCACCCGGCCGGCGGTCCGGCGGACACCTCAACCCCGCCGTCACCATCGCGCTGTGGCGGCTCGGCGCCTTCCCGGCCCGCGCCGTCGTCCCGTACGTCACGGCCCAACTGGCCGGTTCCGTCGCGGGAACGGCGCTCGGCCGACTTGTCTGGGGACCGGCAGTCTCCCGCGTCCCCGTCGGCTACGCGACCGTCCACGCCGACCCGGCATGGGACGCCACCGCGATCCTCACGGCGGAGACCGGAGTCCTCGTCCTGCTGACCATGATGCTCTCCGTGCTCCTGGCACACCCGGCCGGCCGCAGACTGCTCCCCTGCGCGGTGGGGCTCGCCACCGCGGTCATCATCGCGACGTTCGGTCCCCTCAGCGGCGGATCGGCCAACCCGGCACGACAGTTCGGTCCGGCGCTCCTGGCCCAGGACACCACCCACCTGTGGATCTACCTGCTCGCTCCGGTGCTCGGCGCGGTGCTGGGAGCAGCCCTCGTGGCTCTGGCCAAACCCCTGACCGCACAGCGGCCCCGGTGCTGA
- a CDS encoding peptidoglycan-binding domain-containing protein, translating to MATTRTSHRAAPARRPAGALRRLLSRLRRHPLAMGVAVVAVVTLTASAYQNAQGRAGSTPPPVTAPTLDGCAATTCPAPSEDTGSEAEDTEGAGDIEGATPPAHTPAHRPGTASRTWPLVKSGAEGETVAAIQLLLTAHGYRTDVDAEFGPSTTAHVTSYQRDRSLAGDGIVGPDTWHALIVNARDGDKGPAVQALQRLLTAHSHPVSVNGVFDQETTRAVTDFQAEHQLTSDGIVGPDTWSTLISPT from the coding sequence CGGCTGCGCCGGCATCCACTGGCGATGGGAGTCGCCGTCGTCGCCGTCGTCACCCTGACGGCCTCGGCCTACCAGAACGCCCAAGGCCGCGCCGGCAGCACACCGCCACCGGTCACCGCGCCGACCCTCGACGGCTGCGCGGCGACCACCTGCCCCGCGCCCAGCGAAGACACCGGCAGCGAAGCCGAGGACACAGAAGGCGCCGGCGACATCGAAGGCGCCACTCCCCCGGCACACACACCAGCACACCGGCCCGGCACCGCATCGCGCACCTGGCCCCTCGTCAAGTCCGGCGCAGAAGGCGAGACCGTCGCCGCGATCCAGCTCCTGCTCACGGCTCACGGGTACCGCACCGACGTCGACGCCGAATTCGGCCCCTCGACAACCGCGCACGTGACCTCCTACCAGCGCGACCGCTCCCTCGCCGGCGACGGCATCGTGGGCCCGGACACCTGGCACGCCTTGATCGTCAACGCTCGTGACGGTGACAAAGGCCCCGCGGTCCAGGCTCTCCAACGCCTCCTCACCGCACACAGCCACCCCGTGAGCGTGAACGGAGTCTTCGACCAGGAGACCACCCGGGCCGTGACCGACTTCCAGGCCGAACACCAGCTCACAAGCGACGGCATCGTGGGCCCGGACACCTGGTCCACCCTTATCAGCCCCACCTGA